A window of Cryptomeria japonica chromosome 3, Sugi_1.0, whole genome shotgun sequence contains these coding sequences:
- the LOC131036764 gene encoding ADP-glucose phosphorylase isoform X4 — protein MLCSTFHEYAAAFKIFKLPIHPITVQTTQFSRSAMAGAETPKLAGSELRHDSILNKWVIISPARGKRPSDFKSTVNTSNQSAGPCPFCLHHEHECAPEIFRIPENVSEWKVRVIKNLYPAVSMENREKEPHIDSCADTLPGFGSHDVIIETPDHAMTLAIMPDLNIFDVLCAYRTRIQQLAGNLHIKYIQVFKNHGETAGASMKHSHSQIIALPIVPSNVVTRLNNAKEYFTRTMKCNLSSFPFETWIAPKEHASRYEQIEDEQAMDLAYILRRVLQKLNHQLGNPPYNYMIHSSPLGESYEPSYCHWFIQLVPQLTRLGGFEIASGCYINPIFPENIATILRGVNLQNQ, from the exons ATGCTTTGTAGCACATTTCATGAATATGCTGCGGCGTTCAAGATATTCAAGTTACCAATTCATCCTATTACCGTACAAACAACGCAGTTTTCTCGGAGCGCCATGGCAGGAGCTGAAACCCCAAAATTGGCAGGTTCAGAGTTGAGACATGATTCAATTCTAAACAAATGGGTTATCATTTCTCCTGCCAGAGGCAAACGCCCCTCTGATTTTAAATCTACCGTAAATACTTCAAACCAATCTGCAGGCCCCTGCCCGTTTTGTCTCCATCATGAACACGAATGTGCTCCTGAAATCTTCAGAATCCCTGAAAACGTTTCGGAGTGGAAAGTAAGAGTTATAAAAAATCTCTACCCAGCTGTGTCAATGGAGAACAGAGAAAAAGAACCCCACATTGACTCATGTGCTGACACTCTTCCTGGATTTGGTTCCCATGATGTAATTATTGAGACTCCCGATCATGCTATGACTTTGGCTATCATGCCCGACTTGAATATATTTGATGTTTTATGTGCATATAGAACAAGAATCCAACAGCTTGCCGGTAATCTGCACATCAAATACATTCAG GTATTCAAAAACCATGGGGAAACAGCAGGAGCATCGATGAAGCATTCTCATAGTCAGATCATTGCCCTTCCCATTGTCCCAAGCAATGTGGTTACCCGGCTCAACAATGCCAAGGAATATTTTACCAGGACGATGAAGTGCAATCTTT CTTCATTTCCTTTCGAGACTTGGATTGCTCCTAAGGAGCATGCTTCGCGTTATGAGCAGATAGAAGATGAACAG GCAATGGATCTAGCATATATTTTGAGGCGTGTTCTGCAAAAGTTGAACCACCAATTAGGAAATCCTCCTTATAACTACATGATTCACTCATCACCTCTTGGAGAATCATACGAACCTTCATATTGTCACTGGTTTATACAGCTTGTGCCACAACTCACTCGTCTTGGTGGCTTTGAAATTGCAAGTGGTTGTTATATCAATCCAATATTTCCAGAGAATATTGCTACAATCTTACGAGGAGTGAATTTGCAAAATCAGTGA
- the LOC131036764 gene encoding ADP-glucose phosphorylase isoform X3, whose protein sequence is MLCSTFHEYAAAFKIFKLPIHPITVQTTQFSRSAMAGAETPKLAGSELRHDSILNKWVIISPARGKRPSDFKSTVNTSNQSAGPCPFCLHHEHECAPEIFRIPENVSEWKVRVIKNLYPAVSMENREKEPHIDSCADTLPGFGSHDVIIETPDHAMTLAIMPDLNIFDVLCAYRTRIQQLAGNLHIKYIQVFKNHGETAGASMKHSHSQIIALPIVPSNVVTRLNNAKEYFTRTMKCNLCEYLSSEIRSRNLLLEESSHFISFVPFAASFPFETWIAPKEHASRYEQIEDEQAMDLAYILRRVLQKLNHQLGNPPYNYMIHSSPLGESYEPSYCHWFIQLVPQLTRLGGFEIASGCYINPIFPENIATILRGVNLQNQ, encoded by the exons ATGCTTTGTAGCACATTTCATGAATATGCTGCGGCGTTCAAGATATTCAAGTTACCAATTCATCCTATTACCGTACAAACAACGCAGTTTTCTCGGAGCGCCATGGCAGGAGCTGAAACCCCAAAATTGGCAGGTTCAGAGTTGAGACATGATTCAATTCTAAACAAATGGGTTATCATTTCTCCTGCCAGAGGCAAACGCCCCTCTGATTTTAAATCTACCGTAAATACTTCAAACCAATCTGCAGGCCCCTGCCCGTTTTGTCTCCATCATGAACACGAATGTGCTCCTGAAATCTTCAGAATCCCTGAAAACGTTTCGGAGTGGAAAGTAAGAGTTATAAAAAATCTCTACCCAGCTGTGTCAATGGAGAACAGAGAAAAAGAACCCCACATTGACTCATGTGCTGACACTCTTCCTGGATTTGGTTCCCATGATGTAATTATTGAGACTCCCGATCATGCTATGACTTTGGCTATCATGCCCGACTTGAATATATTTGATGTTTTATGTGCATATAGAACAAGAATCCAACAGCTTGCCGGTAATCTGCACATCAAATACATTCAG GTATTCAAAAACCATGGGGAAACAGCAGGAGCATCGATGAAGCATTCTCATAGTCAGATCATTGCCCTTCCCATTGTCCCAAGCAATGTGGTTACCCGGCTCAACAATGCCAAGGAATATTTTACCAGGACGATGAAGTGCAATCTTTGTGAGTACTTGAGCAGCGAGATTCGGTCCAGAAATTTGTTGCTAGAAGAATCTTCCCACTTCATTTCATTTGTTCCTTTTGCAGCTTCATTTCCTTTCGAGACTTGGATTGCTCCTAAGGAGCATGCTTCGCGTTATGAGCAGATAGAAGATGAACAG GCAATGGATCTAGCATATATTTTGAGGCGTGTTCTGCAAAAGTTGAACCACCAATTAGGAAATCCTCCTTATAACTACATGATTCACTCATCACCTCTTGGAGAATCATACGAACCTTCATATTGTCACTGGTTTATACAGCTTGTGCCACAACTCACTCGTCTTGGTGGCTTTGAAATTGCAAGTGGTTGTTATATCAATCCAATATTTCCAGAGAATATTGCTACAATCTTACGAGGAGTGAATTTGCAAAATCAGTGA
- the LOC131036764 gene encoding ADP-glucose phosphorylase isoform X6 has protein sequence MLCSTFHEYAAAFKIFKLPIHPITVQTTQFSRSAMAGAETPKLAGSELRHDSILNKWVIISPARGKRPSDFKSTVNTSNQSAGPCPFCLHHEHECAPEIFRIPENVSEWKVRVIKNLYPAVSMENREKEPHIDSCADTLPGFGSHDVIIETPDHAMTLAIMPDLNIFDVLCAYRTRIQQLAGNLHIKYIQVFKNHGETAGASMKHSHSQIIALPIVPSNVVTRLNNAKEYFTRTMKCNLSSFPFETWIAPKEHASRYEQIEDEQTSGCRNDLASKKKGKKISPGKREAKWLWSMIVWNINWYVLPNVS, from the exons ATGCTTTGTAGCACATTTCATGAATATGCTGCGGCGTTCAAGATATTCAAGTTACCAATTCATCCTATTACCGTACAAACAACGCAGTTTTCTCGGAGCGCCATGGCAGGAGCTGAAACCCCAAAATTGGCAGGTTCAGAGTTGAGACATGATTCAATTCTAAACAAATGGGTTATCATTTCTCCTGCCAGAGGCAAACGCCCCTCTGATTTTAAATCTACCGTAAATACTTCAAACCAATCTGCAGGCCCCTGCCCGTTTTGTCTCCATCATGAACACGAATGTGCTCCTGAAATCTTCAGAATCCCTGAAAACGTTTCGGAGTGGAAAGTAAGAGTTATAAAAAATCTCTACCCAGCTGTGTCAATGGAGAACAGAGAAAAAGAACCCCACATTGACTCATGTGCTGACACTCTTCCTGGATTTGGTTCCCATGATGTAATTATTGAGACTCCCGATCATGCTATGACTTTGGCTATCATGCCCGACTTGAATATATTTGATGTTTTATGTGCATATAGAACAAGAATCCAACAGCTTGCCGGTAATCTGCACATCAAATACATTCAG GTATTCAAAAACCATGGGGAAACAGCAGGAGCATCGATGAAGCATTCTCATAGTCAGATCATTGCCCTTCCCATTGTCCCAAGCAATGTGGTTACCCGGCTCAACAATGCCAAGGAATATTTTACCAGGACGATGAAGTGCAATCTTT CTTCATTTCCTTTCGAGACTTGGATTGCTCCTAAGGAGCATGCTTCGCGTTATGAGCAGATAGAAGATGAACAG ACAAGTGGATGCAGGAATGACTTGGCCTCCAAGAAGAAGGGGAAAAAGATATCACCGGGAAAGAGGGAAGCGAAATGGTTATGGTCAATGATTGTATGGAATATAAACTGGTATGTACTACCTAATGTTAGCTAG
- the LOC131036764 gene encoding ADP-glucose phosphorylase isoform X1 — MLCSTFHEYAAAFKIFKLPIHPITVQTTQFSRSAMAGAETPKLAGSELRHDSILNKWVIISPARGKRPSDFKSTVNTSNQSAGPCPFCLHHEHECAPEIFRIPENVSEWKVRVIKNLYPAVSMENREKEPHIDSCADTLPGFGSHDVIIETPDHAMTLAIMPDLNIFDVLCAYRTRIQQLAGNLHIKYIQVFKNHGETAGASMKHSHSQIIALPIVPSNVVTRLNNAKEYFTRTMKCNLCEYLSSEIRSRNLLLEESSHFISFVPFAASFPFETWIAPKEHASRYEQIEDEQDADYSQCAPLGDHETLAAAWERIKQQRRKWTPEIRAEVKAALLAEHKHLTKTKTEQQNPQNIKETVQTSRKTKEPILLTTIVAEPVHVPVVTKLDPPIVQREPTPGYRLLSYIELPDQEEPITGSECSEDNENNS; from the exons ATGCTTTGTAGCACATTTCATGAATATGCTGCGGCGTTCAAGATATTCAAGTTACCAATTCATCCTATTACCGTACAAACAACGCAGTTTTCTCGGAGCGCCATGGCAGGAGCTGAAACCCCAAAATTGGCAGGTTCAGAGTTGAGACATGATTCAATTCTAAACAAATGGGTTATCATTTCTCCTGCCAGAGGCAAACGCCCCTCTGATTTTAAATCTACCGTAAATACTTCAAACCAATCTGCAGGCCCCTGCCCGTTTTGTCTCCATCATGAACACGAATGTGCTCCTGAAATCTTCAGAATCCCTGAAAACGTTTCGGAGTGGAAAGTAAGAGTTATAAAAAATCTCTACCCAGCTGTGTCAATGGAGAACAGAGAAAAAGAACCCCACATTGACTCATGTGCTGACACTCTTCCTGGATTTGGTTCCCATGATGTAATTATTGAGACTCCCGATCATGCTATGACTTTGGCTATCATGCCCGACTTGAATATATTTGATGTTTTATGTGCATATAGAACAAGAATCCAACAGCTTGCCGGTAATCTGCACATCAAATACATTCAG GTATTCAAAAACCATGGGGAAACAGCAGGAGCATCGATGAAGCATTCTCATAGTCAGATCATTGCCCTTCCCATTGTCCCAAGCAATGTGGTTACCCGGCTCAACAATGCCAAGGAATATTTTACCAGGACGATGAAGTGCAATCTTTGTGAGTACTTGAGCAGCGAGATTCGGTCCAGAAATTTGTTGCTAGAAGAATCTTCCCACTTCATTTCATTTGTTCCTTTTGCAGCTTCATTTCCTTTCGAGACTTGGATTGCTCCTAAGGAGCATGCTTCGCGTTATGAGCAGATAGAAGATGAACAG GATGCCGATTATTCTCAATGTGCACCCTTGGGCGATCATGAAACCCTTGCAGCAGCTTGGGAGAGGATCAAACAGCAGAGGCGCAAATGGACGCCCGAGATAAGAGCTGAAGTTAAAGCAGCCCTCCTAGCAGAACACAAACATCTAACTAAAACAAAGACAGAACAACAAAACCCCCAAAACATAAAAGAAACTGTTCAGACTTCAAGAAAAACAAAAGAACCAATCTTGCTTACCACCATAGTAGCTGAGCCAGTTCATGTTCCTGTTGTAACTAAACTAGATCCACCAATTGTTCAACGAGAGCCTACTCCAGGCTACAGACTTCTATCCTATATTGAACTTCCTGATCAGGAGGAGCCCATTACGGGCAGTGAGTGCAGTGAAGACAATGAGAACAACTCTTAG
- the LOC131036764 gene encoding ADP-glucose phosphorylase isoform X5, translated as MLCSTFHEYAAAFKIFKLPIHPITVQTTQFSRSAMAGAETPKLAGSELRHDSILNKWVIISPARGKRPSDFKSTVNTSNQSAGPCPFCLHHEHECAPEIFRIPENVSEWKVRVIKNLYPAVSMENREKEPHIDSCADTLPGFGSHDVIIETPDHAMTLAIMPDLNIFDVLCAYRTRIQQLAGNLHIKYIQVFKNHGETAGASMKHSHSQIIALPIVPSNVVTRLNNAKEYFTRTMKCNLCEYLSSEIRSRNLLLEESSHFISFVPFAASFPFETWIAPKEHASRYEQIEDEQTSGCRNDLASKKKGKKISPGKREAKWLWSMIVWNINWYVLPNVS; from the exons ATGCTTTGTAGCACATTTCATGAATATGCTGCGGCGTTCAAGATATTCAAGTTACCAATTCATCCTATTACCGTACAAACAACGCAGTTTTCTCGGAGCGCCATGGCAGGAGCTGAAACCCCAAAATTGGCAGGTTCAGAGTTGAGACATGATTCAATTCTAAACAAATGGGTTATCATTTCTCCTGCCAGAGGCAAACGCCCCTCTGATTTTAAATCTACCGTAAATACTTCAAACCAATCTGCAGGCCCCTGCCCGTTTTGTCTCCATCATGAACACGAATGTGCTCCTGAAATCTTCAGAATCCCTGAAAACGTTTCGGAGTGGAAAGTAAGAGTTATAAAAAATCTCTACCCAGCTGTGTCAATGGAGAACAGAGAAAAAGAACCCCACATTGACTCATGTGCTGACACTCTTCCTGGATTTGGTTCCCATGATGTAATTATTGAGACTCCCGATCATGCTATGACTTTGGCTATCATGCCCGACTTGAATATATTTGATGTTTTATGTGCATATAGAACAAGAATCCAACAGCTTGCCGGTAATCTGCACATCAAATACATTCAG GTATTCAAAAACCATGGGGAAACAGCAGGAGCATCGATGAAGCATTCTCATAGTCAGATCATTGCCCTTCCCATTGTCCCAAGCAATGTGGTTACCCGGCTCAACAATGCCAAGGAATATTTTACCAGGACGATGAAGTGCAATCTTTGTGAGTACTTGAGCAGCGAGATTCGGTCCAGAAATTTGTTGCTAGAAGAATCTTCCCACTTCATTTCATTTGTTCCTTTTGCAGCTTCATTTCCTTTCGAGACTTGGATTGCTCCTAAGGAGCATGCTTCGCGTTATGAGCAGATAGAAGATGAACAG ACAAGTGGATGCAGGAATGACTTGGCCTCCAAGAAGAAGGGGAAAAAGATATCACCGGGAAAGAGGGAAGCGAAATGGTTATGGTCAATGATTGTATGGAATATAAACTGGTATGTACTACCTAATGTTAGCTAG
- the LOC131036764 gene encoding ADP-glucose phosphorylase isoform X2 codes for MLCSTFHEYAAAFKIFKLPIHPITVQTTQFSRSAMAGAETPKLAGSELRHDSILNKWVIISPARGKRPSDFKSTVNTSNQSAGPCPFCLHHEHECAPEIFRIPENVSEWKVRVIKNLYPAVSMENREKEPHIDSCADTLPGFGSHDVIIETPDHAMTLAIMPDLNIFDVLCAYRTRIQQLAGNLHIKYIQVFKNHGETAGASMKHSHSQIIALPIVPSNVVTRLNNAKEYFTRTMKCNLSSFPFETWIAPKEHASRYEQIEDEQDADYSQCAPLGDHETLAAAWERIKQQRRKWTPEIRAEVKAALLAEHKHLTKTKTEQQNPQNIKETVQTSRKTKEPILLTTIVAEPVHVPVVTKLDPPIVQREPTPGYRLLSYIELPDQEEPITGSECSEDNENNS; via the exons ATGCTTTGTAGCACATTTCATGAATATGCTGCGGCGTTCAAGATATTCAAGTTACCAATTCATCCTATTACCGTACAAACAACGCAGTTTTCTCGGAGCGCCATGGCAGGAGCTGAAACCCCAAAATTGGCAGGTTCAGAGTTGAGACATGATTCAATTCTAAACAAATGGGTTATCATTTCTCCTGCCAGAGGCAAACGCCCCTCTGATTTTAAATCTACCGTAAATACTTCAAACCAATCTGCAGGCCCCTGCCCGTTTTGTCTCCATCATGAACACGAATGTGCTCCTGAAATCTTCAGAATCCCTGAAAACGTTTCGGAGTGGAAAGTAAGAGTTATAAAAAATCTCTACCCAGCTGTGTCAATGGAGAACAGAGAAAAAGAACCCCACATTGACTCATGTGCTGACACTCTTCCTGGATTTGGTTCCCATGATGTAATTATTGAGACTCCCGATCATGCTATGACTTTGGCTATCATGCCCGACTTGAATATATTTGATGTTTTATGTGCATATAGAACAAGAATCCAACAGCTTGCCGGTAATCTGCACATCAAATACATTCAG GTATTCAAAAACCATGGGGAAACAGCAGGAGCATCGATGAAGCATTCTCATAGTCAGATCATTGCCCTTCCCATTGTCCCAAGCAATGTGGTTACCCGGCTCAACAATGCCAAGGAATATTTTACCAGGACGATGAAGTGCAATCTTT CTTCATTTCCTTTCGAGACTTGGATTGCTCCTAAGGAGCATGCTTCGCGTTATGAGCAGATAGAAGATGAACAG GATGCCGATTATTCTCAATGTGCACCCTTGGGCGATCATGAAACCCTTGCAGCAGCTTGGGAGAGGATCAAACAGCAGAGGCGCAAATGGACGCCCGAGATAAGAGCTGAAGTTAAAGCAGCCCTCCTAGCAGAACACAAACATCTAACTAAAACAAAGACAGAACAACAAAACCCCCAAAACATAAAAGAAACTGTTCAGACTTCAAGAAAAACAAAAGAACCAATCTTGCTTACCACCATAGTAGCTGAGCCAGTTCATGTTCCTGTTGTAACTAAACTAGATCCACCAATTGTTCAACGAGAGCCTACTCCAGGCTACAGACTTCTATCCTATATTGAACTTCCTGATCAGGAGGAGCCCATTACGGGCAGTGAGTGCAGTGAAGACAATGAGAACAACTCTTAG